Proteins from a genomic interval of Microtus ochrogaster isolate Prairie Vole_2 chromosome 24, MicOch1.0, whole genome shotgun sequence:
- the Lrrc10 gene encoding leucine-rich repeat-containing protein 10, which produces MGNTIRALVAFIPTDRCQNYVVGDLREMPLDRMVDLSGSQLRRFPLHVCSFTELVKLYLSDNHLQSLPPDLAQLQNLQILALDFNNFKALPRVVCTLKQLCILYLGNNKLCDLPDELSLLQNLRTLWLEDNCLTQLPDVVCELSLLRTLHAGSNALRLLPSQLRRLRELRTIWLSGNQLTDFPPVLLRMPFLEVIDVDRNSIRYFPNLAHLTNLKLVIYDHNPCRNAPKVGKGVRRVGRWADETPEPQLRKARRYALAQEESQEPPAPLLPPSS; this is translated from the coding sequence ATGGGGAACACCATCCGGGCCCTAGTGGCCTTCATCCCCACGGACCGCTGCCAGAATTACGTGGTGGGAGACCTCCGGGAGATGCCGCTGGACCGGATGGTGGATCTGAGCGGGAGCCAGCTGCGTCGCTTCCCACTCCATGTGTGCTCCTTCACTGAGCTGGTAAAGCTCTATCTGAGCGACAACCACCTCCAGAGCCTGCCTCCAGACCTGGCGCAGCTGCAGAACCTGCAGATCCTGGCCTTGGATTTCAACAACTTCAAAGCCCTTCCCCGGGTGGTGTGCACCTTGAAACAGCTCTGCATCCTCTACCTGGGCAATAACAAACTCTGTGACCTTCCGGATGAGCTCAGCCTGCTCCAGAACCTCCGTACCCTGTGGCTTGAGGACAACTGCCTCACCCAGCTGCCAGATGTGGTGTGTGAGCTGAGCCTCCTAAGGACCCTGCATGCTGGGTCCAACGCCCTAAGGCTGCTGCCCAGCCAGCTCCGGCGCCTACGGGAGCTCAGGACCATCTGGCTCTCAGGCAACCAGCTCACTGACTTCCCCCCTGTGCTGCTTCGCATGCCCTTCCTGGAGGTGATCGACGTGGACCGGAACAGTATCCGCTACTTCCCCAACCTGGCCCACTTGACTAATCTGAAACTGGTCATCTATGACCACAATCCTTGCAGAAATGCCCCCAAGGTGGGCAAAGGGGTGCGCCGTGTTGGGAGATGGGCAGATGAGACGCCAGAGCCTCAGCTCAGAAAAGCTAGGCGATATGCACTGGCCCAGGAAGAAAGTCAAGAGCCACCCgccccccttcttcctcccagctcctgA